The following are encoded in a window of Mycobacterium vicinigordonae genomic DNA:
- a CDS encoding FAD-binding dehydrogenase — MALPCTDMSDASSGSEEFKADVIVVGAGLAGLVAACELVERGLRVLILDQENSANLGGQAYWSFGGLFFVNSPEQRRLGIRDSHELALQDWLGTAAFDRPEDYWPEQWAHAYVDFAAGEKRSWLRARGLKIFPLVGWAERGGYDAQGHGNSVPRFHITWGTGPALVEIFARQLRNRPNVRFAHRHQVDRLIVESDAVTGVRGTVLEPCDQPRGVPSSRKSMGKFEFRASAVIVTSGGIGGNHELVRKNWPRRMGRAPKQLLSGVPAHVDGRMIGIAQKAGARVINPDRMWHYTEGITNYDPIWPLHGIRIIPGPSSLWLDGAGNRLPVPLYPGFDTLGTLEHIAQSGYDYTWFVLNAKIIEKEFALSGQEQNPDLTGQSVRQLLRSRASSGPPAPVQAFIDRGVDFVTADSLPDLVEAMNALPDVEPLDYETVEAAVTARDREVTNKFTKDGQITAVRAARTYLGDRLGRVVAPHRLVDPKAGPLIAVKLHILTRKTLGGIETDLDSRVLKTDGSPVAGLYAAGEVAGFGGGGVHGYRALEGTFLGGCIFSGRAAGRGAAADIT; from the coding sequence GTGGCACTACCCTGTACCGACATGAGCGATGCGAGTTCGGGTTCCGAGGAGTTCAAAGCCGACGTGATCGTCGTCGGGGCCGGGCTGGCCGGACTGGTCGCGGCCTGCGAACTGGTGGAACGTGGCCTGCGCGTGCTGATCCTGGATCAGGAGAACAGCGCCAATCTGGGAGGGCAGGCGTACTGGTCGTTCGGCGGCCTGTTCTTCGTCAACAGCCCAGAGCAGCGCCGGCTGGGCATTCGGGACAGCCACGAACTCGCGTTGCAGGACTGGTTGGGCACGGCCGCGTTCGATCGGCCGGAGGACTACTGGCCCGAGCAGTGGGCGCACGCTTACGTCGACTTCGCGGCGGGGGAGAAGCGTAGCTGGCTGCGGGCCCGCGGCCTGAAGATCTTCCCGCTGGTCGGCTGGGCCGAGCGAGGCGGTTACGACGCGCAGGGACACGGCAATTCAGTGCCCCGGTTCCACATCACCTGGGGCACCGGCCCCGCGCTGGTCGAGATCTTTGCCCGGCAGCTGCGTAACCGGCCGAACGTTCGCTTCGCGCACCGCCACCAGGTGGACCGGTTGATCGTGGAGAGCGACGCGGTGACCGGCGTCCGGGGCACCGTATTGGAGCCGTGCGATCAGCCGCGCGGCGTACCTTCGTCACGAAAATCGATGGGGAAGTTTGAATTTCGGGCGTCTGCGGTGATCGTCACCAGCGGCGGCATCGGTGGCAACCACGAGCTGGTGCGCAAGAACTGGCCGCGCCGGATGGGCCGCGCGCCCAAGCAGCTGCTCAGCGGGGTACCCGCGCACGTGGACGGCAGGATGATCGGTATCGCCCAGAAAGCCGGTGCGCGAGTGATCAACCCCGACCGGATGTGGCATTACACCGAGGGCATCACCAATTACGACCCGATCTGGCCGCTGCATGGTATCCGGATCATTCCGGGGCCGTCGTCACTGTGGCTCGACGGGGCGGGGAATCGTTTGCCGGTACCGTTGTATCCGGGATTCGACACGTTGGGCACTTTGGAGCACATTGCCCAATCCGGCTACGACTACACCTGGTTTGTGTTGAACGCGAAGATCATTGAAAAGGAATTCGCGCTGTCGGGTCAAGAGCAGAACCCTGACCTGACCGGGCAGAGCGTCCGCCAACTGCTGCGCTCGCGGGCCAGCTCCGGTCCGCCGGCGCCGGTGCAGGCGTTCATCGACCGGGGTGTGGACTTTGTGACCGCCGATTCGCTGCCCGATCTGGTGGAGGCCATGAACGCGCTGCCGGACGTGGAGCCGTTGGACTACGAGACGGTGGAAGCAGCCGTTACCGCTCGAGATCGTGAGGTCACCAATAAGTTCACCAAGGACGGTCAGATCACCGCGGTTCGCGCCGCCCGCACCTATCTAGGTGACCGGCTGGGACGTGTGGTCGCGCCGCATCGGTTGGTCGACCCCAAGGCCGGTCCACTGATCGCGGTCAAGTTGCACATTCTCACTCGAAAGACATTGGGCGGCATAGAAACTGACTTGGATTCGCGGGTGCTCAAGACCGACGGCAGTCCGGTGGCCGGGCTATACGCGGCCGGCGAGGTCGCTGGCTTCGGCGGTGGCGGTGTGCACGGCTACCGCGCCCTAGAGGGCACCTTCCTGGGCGGTTGCATCTTCTCCGGGCGGGCCGCCGGACGCGGCGCGGCCGCCGATATCACTTAG
- a CDS encoding DUF2334 domain-containing protein — MSGKLIVSVSGIGEQTLSDVEDFCAQMDSRSVPVSLLVAPRLGDRYRLDRDARTVDWLSARRSGGDALVLHGFDESAVKKRRGEFATLHAHEANLRLKGADRVLEHLGLRTRLFAAPGWLVSPGVVKALPSNGFRLLADAYGVTDLVRNTTVRARVLGIGEGYLAEPWWCRMVVMSADRTARRGGVVRIAVAARHLRKPGPRQAMLDAVDLALLQECTPMVYRWRADKAVLDAA; from the coding sequence GTGTCTGGAAAACTGATCGTCTCGGTCTCGGGTATCGGTGAGCAAACCCTGTCCGACGTCGAGGACTTTTGTGCGCAAATGGACTCCCGTTCCGTCCCGGTGTCGCTGTTGGTGGCACCGCGCCTCGGTGATCGCTATCGCCTCGACCGCGACGCCCGCACTGTTGACTGGCTCTCGGCCCGGCGTTCCGGCGGCGACGCGCTGGTGCTGCACGGCTTCGACGAGTCAGCGGTCAAGAAGCGCCGAGGCGAGTTCGCGACGCTGCACGCCCACGAGGCGAACCTCCGGCTCAAGGGTGCCGATCGGGTGCTCGAGCATCTCGGGTTGCGCACTCGGCTGTTTGCGGCACCCGGCTGGCTGGTCTCGCCCGGTGTGGTCAAGGCATTGCCGTCCAACGGTTTTCGTTTACTGGCCGACGCCTACGGTGTGACCGACCTGGTGCGCAACACCACCGTGCGGGCCCGCGTGCTGGGTATCGGCGAGGGTTATCTGGCAGAGCCGTGGTGGTGCCGGATGGTGGTGATGTCCGCCGACCGCACCGCCCGGCGCGGTGGTGTGGTGCGGATCGCAGTCGCCGCCCGTCACCTGCGCAAGCCCGGACCGCGGCAAGCCATGCTCGACGCCGTCGACCTCGCTCTACTGCAGGAATGCACCCCGATGGTGTACCGGTGGCGTGCAGACAAGGCGGTTCTGGACGCCGCCTAA
- a CDS encoding DHA2 family efflux MFS transporter permease subunit yields the protein MLSNAMDKAPPTPADAALPTTSSTGQSNVHHDYPDKLDAATFRTAGVCILASMMMAVDATIVNVAQRTFIVDFESTQAVVGWTMTGYTLALATVIPIAGWAADRFGTKRLWMGSVLAFIVGSLLCAMAPNILLLIVFRVVQGMCGGMMMPLGFTILTQVAGPKRLGRLMSILGIPMLIGPISGPILGGWLIGEFGWPWIFLVNLPIGLCAFVLALLVFPRDEPTPSETFDVVGVLLLSPGLATFLFGVSSVPGRGTVADRHVLIPVVVGLTLIVLFVAHAWFRAEHPLIDLRLFKIPLVTRANVTALLFAIAFFGSALLLPSYLQQVTHQTPLQSGMLLIPQGIGAMLTMPFAGVFVDRKGPGKAVLFGIGLIALGMAAVTFAIARQAEYLPTMCAGLVIVGMGMGCTMMPLSGAAVQALGPHDIARGSTLISVNHQVGGSIGTALMSMVLTSQFNRSPTITAANELTRIQQDAARRGVTVDPSAIPRRTMDPDFDTVLLHDLSHAYTVVLAIAVVLVTLTLIPAAFLPKTPAG from the coding sequence ATCCTCAGTAACGCCATGGATAAGGCGCCTCCCACACCGGCTGACGCCGCGCTGCCGACCACTAGCTCCACCGGGCAGTCGAATGTCCATCACGACTATCCCGACAAGCTCGACGCCGCGACCTTCCGGACCGCCGGGGTGTGCATTCTGGCGTCAATGATGATGGCCGTCGACGCCACCATCGTCAACGTCGCGCAGCGCACCTTCATCGTCGACTTCGAGTCCACGCAGGCCGTGGTCGGCTGGACCATGACGGGCTACACGCTGGCGCTGGCCACCGTTATCCCGATAGCCGGCTGGGCGGCCGACCGATTCGGTACCAAGCGGCTGTGGATGGGTTCGGTGCTGGCCTTCATCGTCGGCTCCCTGCTGTGTGCGATGGCGCCGAACATTCTGCTGCTCATCGTATTTCGGGTGGTGCAGGGCATGTGCGGCGGCATGATGATGCCGTTGGGATTCACGATCCTTACGCAAGTGGCGGGTCCGAAACGGCTCGGCCGGCTGATGTCGATACTGGGCATCCCGATGCTGATCGGCCCGATCAGCGGACCGATTCTGGGCGGCTGGCTGATCGGCGAATTCGGCTGGCCTTGGATCTTCCTGGTCAATCTGCCGATCGGATTGTGCGCGTTCGTCCTGGCGCTATTGGTGTTCCCGCGCGACGAACCGACCCCGTCGGAGACCTTCGACGTCGTTGGCGTGCTGCTGCTGTCACCCGGCTTGGCCACCTTCCTGTTCGGGGTGTCGTCAGTTCCCGGCCGCGGCACGGTGGCCGACCGGCATGTGTTGATACCGGTGGTCGTCGGCCTGACATTGATCGTCTTGTTCGTCGCGCACGCGTGGTTCCGAGCCGAGCACCCGCTGATCGACCTGCGGCTGTTCAAGATCCCGTTGGTGACCCGGGCCAACGTCACGGCGCTGCTGTTCGCGATCGCCTTTTTCGGCAGCGCACTGCTGCTGCCGAGCTATCTACAGCAGGTCACCCACCAGACGCCGCTGCAATCCGGGATGCTGCTCATTCCGCAAGGCATCGGCGCGATGCTGACCATGCCATTTGCCGGGGTGTTCGTGGACCGAAAAGGACCCGGGAAAGCGGTGCTGTTCGGAATTGGCCTGATCGCGTTGGGTATGGCGGCCGTCACCTTTGCCATCGCCCGCCAGGCCGAGTATTTGCCGACGATGTGCGCCGGGCTGGTGATCGTCGGCATGGGCATGGGCTGCACGATGATGCCGCTGTCCGGCGCCGCGGTGCAGGCGCTCGGACCGCACGATATCGCCCGTGGTTCGACCTTGATCAGCGTGAACCATCAGGTCGGCGGTTCGATCGGCACCGCGCTGATGTCGATGGTGTTGACCAGCCAGTTCAACCGCAGCCCGACCATCACCGCCGCAAACGAACTGACGCGCATACAGCAGGACGCGGCCCGGCGCGGGGTGACCGTCGACCCGTCGGCGATACCGAGGCGGACGATGGATCCGGACTTCGACACCGTACTGCTGCACGACCTGTCGCACGCCTACACCGTGGTGTTGGCGATCGCAGTGGTGTTGGTGACGTTGACGCTAATCCCGGCCGCGTTCCTGCCCAAGACTCCGGCTGGCTAG
- a CDS encoding TetR/AcrR family transcriptional regulator, giving the protein MSRASYHHGDLRAVILAEAARAVAARGAERISLRELARDAGVSHAAPAHHFGDRRGLFTALATQGFRLLAEALVRAMTAPGAQFSDAALAYVRFALERPGHYQVMFNRSLLDGSDAELAAAEAAAAAELSRGVATLHDPNARADPAGAELAAWSLVHGFSMLWLNDTVDARVKAVDPMDTVARIATMLFAG; this is encoded by the coding sequence ATGAGCCGGGCGAGCTACCACCACGGAGACCTGCGTGCGGTGATCCTGGCCGAAGCCGCCCGAGCGGTGGCCGCGCGCGGCGCCGAGCGGATATCGCTGCGCGAATTGGCGCGTGATGCCGGTGTGTCACACGCTGCACCGGCCCATCATTTCGGCGACCGCCGTGGCTTGTTCACTGCGTTGGCCACCCAGGGATTCCGGCTGCTCGCCGAAGCCCTCGTGCGGGCCATGACCGCGCCCGGAGCGCAGTTTTCCGACGCGGCCCTAGCCTATGTGCGGTTCGCCCTCGAGCGTCCTGGCCATTACCAGGTCATGTTCAACAGGTCGTTGCTTGACGGCTCCGACGCCGAGCTCGCCGCCGCTGAAGCCGCCGCGGCCGCCGAGTTGTCACGAGGAGTGGCGACGTTGCACGATCCGAACGCGAGGGCCGACCCGGCCGGCGCCGAACTCGCGGCATGGTCTCTGGTGCACGGCTTTTCGATGCTATGGCTCAACGACACCGTCGACGCCCGAGTGAAGGCCGTCGACCCGATGGACACCGTCGCCCGCATCGCCACGATGCTGTTCGCCGGCTGA
- a CDS encoding DoxX family protein yields the protein MAPLLALLLSTAVARVIGWFGVSYVDGWPEAVALGLAVMFVVTGVAHFVPPLRTDLIAIVPPRLPAPGLLVTGTGVLELLGAAGLLLPATRTIAAACLLLLMLAMFPANIYAARMPNPPKSMTTRLSVRSVEEAVFLGAALVVALSGG from the coding sequence ATGGCTCCCCTACTCGCGCTGTTGCTCAGTACAGCGGTCGCCCGCGTTATCGGCTGGTTCGGTGTGAGCTACGTCGACGGCTGGCCGGAGGCGGTCGCACTCGGCCTGGCCGTGATGTTCGTGGTTACCGGTGTGGCCCACTTCGTGCCGCCGCTACGGACGGATCTGATCGCGATCGTTCCGCCCCGTTTGCCCGCACCGGGCCTGCTGGTCACCGGCACCGGCGTGCTGGAACTGCTGGGCGCGGCAGGCCTGCTGCTACCCGCGACCCGAACGATCGCGGCGGCCTGCCTGCTGCTGTTGATGCTGGCGATGTTCCCGGCCAACATCTACGCGGCGCGGATGCCAAATCCGCCCAAGTCGATGACGACCCGCCTGTCGGTACGCAGTGTCGAGGAAGCTGTCTTTCTAGGCGCCGCGCTCGTCGTCGCCCTTAGCGGTGGTTAG
- a CDS encoding S9 family peptidase, which produces MTGQPLPPVAKRIDIRREYHGDVFVDPYEWLRDKDNPEVIAYLEAENDYVDQSTAHLEALQQKIFSEIKARTKETDLSVPTRRGDWWYYARTFEGKQYGVHCRCPVSDPDDWNPPQFDEHTEIAREQVLLDENVEAEGHDFFALGAASVSLDANLLAYSVDVIGDERYTLRFKNLRTGELYPDEIAGIGAGATWAADNATVYYSTVDEAWRPDTVWRYRLGSGGHSVQVYHEPDERFWLGVGRTRSDAYLVIAAGSSITSEVRYADAADPDAEFTVVLPRREGVEYSVEHAVVGGQERFLILHNDAAVNFTLVEAPVDAPTRQTTLIPHRDDVRLDGVDAFADHLVVSYRRTALPRIQLWPFSSDGTYGAPEELEFDSELMSSGLGANPNWMSPKLRVGAGSFVTPMRIYDLDLVTGERTLLKEQSVQGDYRREDYVERRDWAIAADGARIPVSIVHRADIEFPAPALIYGYGAYEMCEDPRFSIARLSLLDRGMVFVAAHVRGGGEMGRLWYEHGKLLQKKNTFTDFIAVARHLVDSGLTRPRQLVALGGSAGGLLMGAVANMAPELFAGILAQVPFVDPLTTILDPSLPLTVTEWDEWGNPLSDSDVYAYMKSYSPYENVVRQRYPAILAMTSLNDTRVYYVEPAKWVAALRHANAEGNPVLLKTQMKAGHGGISGRYERWKETAFQYAWLLTTAKGDDERGA; this is translated from the coding sequence ATGACCGGACAACCGCTGCCACCCGTTGCGAAGAGGATCGACATCCGCCGCGAGTACCATGGTGACGTCTTCGTCGATCCCTATGAATGGTTGCGCGACAAGGACAATCCCGAAGTGATCGCGTACCTGGAAGCCGAGAACGATTACGTCGATCAAAGCACCGCTCACTTGGAGGCGTTGCAGCAGAAGATCTTCAGCGAAATCAAGGCGCGCACCAAGGAGACCGACCTGTCGGTTCCGACCCGGCGCGGCGACTGGTGGTATTACGCCCGCACGTTCGAGGGGAAGCAGTACGGGGTGCATTGCCGTTGTCCGGTAAGTGATCCCGACGACTGGAACCCGCCGCAATTCGACGAGCACACCGAGATTGCCCGGGAGCAGGTGCTACTGGACGAGAACGTCGAAGCCGAAGGCCACGACTTCTTCGCGCTCGGCGCAGCCAGTGTCAGCCTGGATGCCAACCTGCTGGCGTACTCCGTCGACGTGATCGGCGATGAGCGATATACCTTGCGATTCAAGAACTTGCGCACCGGCGAGTTATATCCCGACGAGATCGCTGGCATCGGCGCCGGCGCGACCTGGGCGGCAGATAACGCCACCGTCTACTACAGCACCGTGGACGAGGCCTGGCGTCCGGATACGGTGTGGCGCTACCGTCTCGGTTCCGGCGGGCACTCGGTGCAGGTCTATCACGAACCCGACGAACGGTTCTGGCTTGGGGTCGGGCGTACCCGCAGCGATGCCTACCTGGTGATCGCGGCGGGGTCGTCGATCACTTCGGAGGTGCGCTACGCCGACGCGGCTGACCCCGACGCTGAATTCACTGTGGTGCTGCCCCGTCGCGAGGGCGTCGAGTACTCAGTGGAGCATGCCGTCGTCGGCGGCCAGGAGCGATTCTTGATCCTGCACAACGACGCGGCGGTGAACTTCACGCTAGTGGAGGCGCCAGTAGATGCGCCGACTCGGCAGACCACGCTGATCCCGCACCGTGACGACGTCCGCCTCGACGGCGTGGACGCCTTCGCCGACCACCTGGTGGTCAGTTATCGTCGTACCGCACTGCCGCGAATTCAGTTGTGGCCATTCAGTTCTGACGGTACCTACGGTGCTCCGGAGGAACTCGAGTTCGATTCGGAGCTGATGTCGTCCGGGTTGGGGGCCAACCCGAACTGGATGTCACCGAAGTTGCGGGTCGGCGCCGGATCGTTTGTCACACCGATGCGGATCTACGACCTGGATCTGGTGACTGGCGAGCGCACCCTGCTCAAGGAACAGTCGGTGCAGGGTGATTACCGCCGCGAAGACTATGTGGAACGGCGCGACTGGGCGATTGCCGCGGACGGTGCCCGCATACCGGTCTCGATCGTGCATCGAGCCGACATCGAGTTCCCTGCGCCGGCACTGATTTACGGGTACGGGGCCTACGAGATGTGCGAGGACCCGCGGTTCTCCATCGCCCGGTTGTCGCTGCTGGATCGCGGCATGGTTTTCGTCGCGGCCCATGTGCGTGGCGGCGGCGAAATGGGCCGGCTGTGGTACGAGCACGGCAAATTGCTGCAAAAGAAGAACACCTTCACCGACTTCATCGCGGTGGCAAGGCATCTGGTGGACTCGGGGTTGACCCGGCCGCGGCAACTGGTAGCCCTGGGCGGCAGCGCTGGGGGCCTGCTGATGGGGGCGGTGGCCAATATGGCCCCGGAACTGTTCGCCGGAATCCTGGCCCAGGTCCCTTTCGTCGACCCGCTGACCACCATCCTGGATCCCTCCTTGCCGCTCACCGTCACCGAGTGGGACGAGTGGGGAAACCCATTAAGTGACAGCGATGTCTACGCCTATATGAAGTCGTATTCGCCGTACGAGAACGTGGTGCGCCAGCGGTATCCGGCGATCCTGGCGATGACGTCGCTGAACGACACGCGGGTCTACTACGTCGAGCCGGCCAAGTGGGTCGCGGCGCTGCGGCACGCGAATGCCGAGGGTAATCCGGTGCTGTTGAAGACCCAGATGAAGGCCGGCCATGGCGGAATCAGCGGACGTTACGAGCGCTGGAAAGAGACGGCGTTCCAGTACGCGTGGTTGCTAACCACCGCTAAGGGCGACGACGAGCGCGGCGCCTAG
- a CDS encoding phosphoribosylaminoimidazolesuccinocarboxamide synthase: MRPALSDYQHLASGKVREIYGVDDDHLLLVASDRISAYDFILDSTIPDKGRILTAMSVFFFGLISRLTQVPNHLAGPPDDPRIPDEVLGRALVVRRLEMMPVECVARGYLTGSGLLDYQATGKVCGIPLPPGLVEASKFTTPLFTPATKAELGDHDENIAFDRVIELVGAVRANQLRDRTLQIYVQAADHALSKGIIIADTKFEFGSDTDGNLLLADEIFTPDSSRYWPADEYRPGVVQTAFDKQFVRNWLTSAESGWDRHGTEPPPPLPGEIVDATRGRYIEAYERISGLRFGDWIGPGA; encoded by the coding sequence ATGCGACCCGCTTTGTCCGATTATCAGCATCTGGCCAGTGGCAAGGTTCGCGAGATCTACGGTGTCGACGATGACCACCTGCTGCTGGTCGCCTCCGATCGGATCTCGGCGTACGACTTCATCCTGGACAGCACGATCCCCGACAAGGGCCGCATCCTGACCGCGATGAGCGTGTTCTTCTTCGGCCTGATCTCCCGGCTCACACAGGTCCCCAATCACCTCGCTGGGCCGCCGGACGACCCGCGGATTCCCGACGAGGTGCTCGGTCGTGCGCTGGTGGTGCGGCGGCTGGAAATGATGCCGGTGGAATGCGTGGCGCGCGGCTACCTCACCGGCTCGGGCTTGCTGGACTACCAGGCCACTGGGAAGGTCTGCGGCATCCCATTGCCGCCGGGGCTGGTGGAGGCCAGCAAGTTCACCACGCCGCTATTCACCCCGGCGACCAAGGCCGAGTTGGGTGACCACGACGAGAACATCGCATTCGACCGCGTCATCGAGCTGGTGGGGGCGGTGCGCGCCAACCAGTTACGCGACCGCACCTTGCAGATTTACGTTCAGGCCGCCGATCACGCGCTGAGTAAAGGAATCATCATCGCCGATACCAAGTTCGAGTTCGGTTCGGACACCGACGGAAACCTGTTGCTGGCCGACGAGATTTTCACCCCGGATTCGTCGCGCTACTGGCCGGCGGACGAATACCGGCCGGGTGTGGTGCAGACGGCGTTCGACAAGCAGTTCGTCCGCAACTGGCTCACCAGTGCCGAGTCCGGCTGGGACCGGCACGGCACCGAACCGCCGCCCCCGCTGCCCGGCGAGATCGTCGACGCCACCCGTGGTCGTTACATCGAAGCATACGAACGGATTTCGGGCCTGAGGTTCGGCGACTGGATCGGTCCCGGCGCATGA
- a CDS encoding serine/threonine-protein kinase encodes MTEARPEVGTQFGPYLLKRMLGSGGMGTVYEAQDTAMDRVVALKLISGPYAQDPNYRQRLQREARIAGRLQDPHVVPIHSTGEIDGQLYVDMRLINGTDLETILQRSGPLSPEKAVAMVRQIASALDAAHSAGVLHRDVKPGNILITADDFAYLVDFGIANAATESKLTQMGDVLGTWTYMAPERFRGDESQVTSRADTYALACVLFEALTGSPPFAGDTASLVGAHLSEPPPRVSARVGLPPALDDVIARGMAKDPAQRYATSGEFARAAENCLASLGSSTTAFTVPAATAPIVPTQPAPVPPPQQPAPSPQQPGEPQWTQPPGQYPPMVAGGPPPAAGKRTRWILVAAAVLLVVAVVAGVAIWQLTKADSDHANAANISKLDVGRYGIKPRPLPGPATVDEGRALEAFRLAEGLADPYEVDPILDHVYGEAIPTPELAATAISGTGTPITQPVLEKYNMISGYLVQGISKSLPDFVHNGSADLLRILLTSFPNDDAAARAAAEMDSVDFAVSPENRPVDIPNYPQAKAHYRPDSPSVGATMAAGRTVLSIAVRSDTRPDLSYLTKRIESALDLQAPLSAKLVPSLAVGLTELPLDPNRMLSRLFFAGDVPKVSATFGSIGPRAALLCADSQARKDGLFNQAGIDQCAFSADSTLLRTKDESTATAILPKLVEAERGEYIDHEIPPPAGLPAARCYEQKPDVVADNPNARFECLVSFGRYVAAVRSNEDKDARQRAAAQYAILVNSA; translated from the coding sequence ATGACTGAGGCACGGCCAGAGGTTGGGACGCAATTCGGCCCTTACCTACTCAAGCGCATGCTCGGCAGCGGCGGCATGGGGACGGTGTACGAAGCTCAGGACACCGCCATGGACCGTGTCGTGGCCCTGAAGCTCATCTCGGGACCCTACGCACAGGACCCGAACTACCGGCAGCGGCTGCAGCGCGAAGCCCGGATCGCCGGGCGGTTACAGGACCCCCACGTGGTGCCGATCCACTCCACCGGGGAGATCGACGGGCAGCTCTACGTCGACATGCGGCTGATCAACGGCACCGACTTGGAGACGATCCTGCAGCGCTCGGGGCCGCTGTCGCCGGAGAAGGCAGTGGCCATGGTGCGCCAGATCGCCTCGGCGCTGGATGCCGCGCACTCCGCCGGTGTGCTGCACCGCGACGTCAAGCCGGGAAACATCTTGATCACCGCGGACGACTTCGCCTACCTGGTGGATTTCGGGATCGCCAATGCTGCCACCGAGTCCAAGCTGACCCAGATGGGCGACGTGTTGGGAACCTGGACTTACATGGCGCCGGAACGATTCCGTGGCGACGAGAGCCAGGTGACGTCGCGTGCGGACACCTACGCGCTGGCGTGCGTTCTTTTCGAAGCCCTGACCGGTTCGCCACCGTTCGCGGGCGACACCGCGAGCCTGGTCGGTGCGCACCTGAGCGAGCCACCACCCCGCGTCAGTGCACGGGTCGGGCTGCCGCCTGCGCTGGACGACGTGATCGCTCGTGGCATGGCGAAGGATCCCGCGCAGCGATATGCCACAAGTGGTGAGTTCGCTCGGGCGGCGGAGAACTGCCTTGCGTCCCTTGGCAGTTCGACGACTGCCTTCACCGTTCCCGCGGCCACCGCGCCGATCGTGCCGACCCAACCAGCGCCGGTACCACCTCCGCAGCAGCCGGCGCCATCTCCGCAGCAGCCGGGCGAGCCGCAGTGGACACAGCCGCCCGGCCAGTACCCACCGATGGTTGCCGGGGGGCCGCCACCGGCAGCCGGCAAGCGCACTCGGTGGATTCTGGTTGCGGCGGCGGTGCTGCTCGTCGTCGCCGTGGTGGCCGGGGTGGCGATCTGGCAGCTGACTAAAGCGGACTCCGACCACGCAAACGCAGCCAATATCAGCAAGCTGGACGTGGGCCGCTACGGAATCAAGCCGCGGCCGCTGCCCGGTCCCGCCACCGTCGACGAGGGGCGAGCGCTCGAGGCGTTCCGTCTGGCCGAAGGCCTGGCAGATCCGTATGAAGTGGATCCCATCCTGGACCACGTCTACGGAGAGGCCATCCCCACCCCGGAGCTGGCTGCCACCGCTATCTCGGGTACCGGAACCCCGATTACCCAACCGGTGCTGGAGAAGTACAACATGATCTCCGGCTACCTTGTCCAGGGCATTTCCAAGTCCCTCCCCGATTTTGTGCACAACGGCAGCGCCGACCTGCTGCGGATTCTGCTGACGAGCTTCCCGAACGACGATGCGGCCGCCCGGGCTGCCGCTGAGATGGATTCGGTCGACTTTGCTGTCAGCCCCGAGAACCGACCGGTGGACATACCTAACTATCCGCAGGCCAAGGCGCATTATCGTCCCGATTCCCCGTCGGTCGGTGCGACCATGGCCGCAGGCCGGACGGTCTTGTCGATCGCGGTTCGCAGCGACACCCGCCCCGACCTTTCGTATCTGACCAAGCGGATCGAAAGCGCGCTCGACTTGCAGGCCCCCCTGTCGGCCAAGCTCGTCCCGTCCCTCGCGGTAGGGCTCACTGAGCTGCCGCTGGACCCCAATCGCATGCTCAGCCGGCTTTTCTTCGCCGGCGACGTGCCAAAAGTATCCGCCACCTTCGGTAGCATCGGCCCACGGGCGGCGCTCCTCTGCGCGGATAGCCAGGCGCGAAAGGATGGCCTGTTCAACCAGGCTGGAATCGACCAGTGCGCATTCAGCGCCGACTCCACCTTGCTGCGGACAAAGGACGAGTCAACCGCCACTGCGATCCTGCCGAAGCTGGTGGAGGCGGAACGAGGCGAATACATCGACCATGAAATTCCACCGCCCGCCGGGCTCCCGGCTGCCAGGTGCTACGAGCAGAAACCAGATGTCGTTGCCGACAACCCCAACGCCCGATTCGAGTGTCTGGTCTCGTTCGGGCGGTACGTCGCGGCGGTGCGCAGCAACGAGGACAAAGACGCGCGGCAGCGCGCTGCCGCCCAGTACGCCATTCTGGTCAACAGCGCCTGA